The Toxoplasma gondii ME49 chromosome XI, whole genome shotgun sequence region CTGCCTCATGCAAAAGAGCTGTAGAGATCTAGCCCAGAATTTGACTTCACCAGTGAAGACTCCTTAGCCGCAGGATTCTCCTGAGTGCTTGCTGCAAGCGACCTCATGCTAATGGCGCAGATGACCGCGTTTTCATAGGGACTGTTTTTCATGTGGCGCGGACAACCGTGCTGGTACAGACACTGCTCTGTTGACGGGTTCTGTCACCTACAGCAAACTCATTAAATATATGAAACCAACGATACTTATCTGTCACAGTAGTCAGTGCGTCCTACATCTCTGTTCATCCGGCTTCTCGTGACCCGCTTCCTGCCGTAGCAGCGCGTACGCCAGGGTCAACAATCTTCCTTGACTGCAAgtctcttcatctccaaAGCAACCTCACCTCACGGTGACGCTACAGCAAATAAAAAATAAAAACAAAACCAATCCTGACAACATATTCGGTAGTCTGTCTCGTCCACGGTGTGAGTGACCGAGTGTTGGCTGTGATTTTCCTCGTTGGCAATTCTTTGGAAAACTTAGTCAATGTGGCGGTGGGAAAACTTCATTGTTCATCACCGAGGTCTGCCTGTCTACTGCAGAAAAAACTGGGAAATACTCTACAGTGCGCGATATGCAcacgaaaagaaacaaaaccATTCCAAAACTCCGGTCTTTCCCTGACACCGTCCGACATTTCTCGGCATTTGCTTCATGCATTCGCCGAAAACCGAGAGTTATTTCCTAGAGCACCGTCCGCCCCGAACGACGTGGGCTTGGCTGATGAATTACTGCTTCTCTCATAAGCACTGCATGAATAGAAGAGAGCAATCTTGAACTCGTACACAAACATACCCACTTCCGAATGAGCGACCACAGTTTCCTATTTTCACAAGACGGGCTCAACCGGAGCCTGTAACCGCCGGACATGTTCGCACTCATATCTGCAGAAAAACGTACACATGGGATCCTCTCAAAACCGTCACCTCTGCTTCGCATGAGAACAAAGGCGCGACATATTTCATCGTTCTCCTAGAAAGGCACTCGCTCGAACAATATGTTGAGGCAAGCTGTTCCCCTGCGAAAACACCGTCCACTGTAGTAAACACCAATAATGCACCCACTGCACTGAAACGCTAACATAACAAAGTTATGGATGTTCCACTTACTGAAGGCGATGAACAACACGATGCGCAACTGCATAGCAGTTCCTCGGTAGCATAAGCTTCCAACTAGCGACATTTGCCATATaattcgtctttcttcttggaCGAAAAACCGGGCATACCGCGCATTGACCACACGCACGGTAGCAGCGTCGCACCTTTTCGGAAACGAGTACAACAATAAATCTTTGCATCGGACGTGAATGCGTGTCTGCAATCCCTTTGCCATAAAATACCAACAGAAGCGGTTTCTTCAGTTGATCCATCAAACAAACAAAACTTGTACATTACTCGTCAACATGTTGATTCACGCGTAGAGATTCCGGTGAAACAGACGATTCACAGAAAGCTGAGCCTGTTGCGCCGCTCAGCCGTATGAAGCCCGATGTACAGCCTTTTTGCCTCTCAGGGTTTCACCGTATATAAAAACACTCGAGGACAGTAATGAAACGCAGACTTGTCACAGACCTGTCCGAGTGGCTTGAGGTCTGAGAAGACTGTTTTCTTGGGTTACCACTTGATTGACGTCAGATTATCAGGAATAAACACAATACTTTTTTTGATGCAGTTTACCAACGAACCAGATTCATCCCTTGTTGATTAGAAAACATGGCAAACATGCCTAAAAATATCATTCAGTCCATTCAGAAACCTGACAACGGCTGTTACAGTGTGCTTGTGTGCACAGCTGTCGCATCTCAATAAAACTATCCCTTCATGTGACACTCCGGAACATACACTTTTGTCGAACCTCTCTTAGAACTGATTAGCATTCAACAGTTATTCGCCGTTGTATCGAATTAACAAAGTGCCTCCCGGACCCGTGACGTGTCTTTAGGTCGACGTGAGTGCGCGTTTCACACCCTGGCACCACTAATGCAATTCAAGAAGCGACTGAATTGCCACTCCCTCACACCTATACATCACCAATGCCTATTCCCGCAGAACCCTCGAGCGGTTTTGGCGTTCTTGCCTCTTTCAGTATCGCTTCAGATCGCCATCCGCCTCCAAGGATAATATATCCTGAGCTGGACCATGTGGATCACAACAGCCTCTGGGGGCTATCTGGAGGAAATCCGAATGTTCGGAATGCTCTGCTTCGTCAGCCATGAAAACTGCCAACACCGTTGTATTTGATGCAGAGACATTTTCCGTTCTCTGCAAAACGACCTCCCTCCCGAGCCCTTAGTTATGaccctcctcttttctgcctcttccatGACTCGTTGGCTCGGCACACCCAGTCGAATTCCCTGATGTCATGAATCATGTTGTCGCCGACCCGTTTGCGCTGCCCAAGCAACTGCGATGGAGAAACCTTCTGCttcgcagagagacgcctcaCAGCACTATTGAAAGAACACTGCGACAACTGCAACTCTCCTGCTTCGTGAGAAACTCTCAAGCCTTGCACCGGCAGCTGGCCCGATGTCCACCTCCACTCACCATGCGAACATCCTCCGATACACATGTCATTAGCCACACTTTGCTTCAGCTCTTGGACCAGACCTGAATCAGTATCTGACGAATTCTCGTGCATCGGCGCACCTGGTCCTGCTGACAATCGTGCCTTCATTCTTGTTGAAAACGCCGATTCTACCAGTGTCCGGAGTATGTTAAGGGAATCGACATCTTGCACTTGTGATAAAAGCGGGGTTAATTTCCCACACATGTCCTTCATTTGGCATACGCGGATCTTGTCCATCTGCTCCACGAGCTCTCCTCGTCGGCCACCGTGTGGCTTGGACGCCGATGATGGTCCCCCCATACTGATCCGCCGACGGCCTGGTACGACAAAGTCGAACTCCCCGTCTACTTCCGATGACAAACGAGTTTTTTCTTTATGTGGTAACAGCGTGTGCTGCCGTATACCGTTGACACACCCACGTATTATTCGTCCAGCACTGTATCCACCACCAAGCCGGCCAGTACCACTGACTCGTCGGGACTTTGGAACCAAAAGACTATGCAGATCCTCTTCCTGCTCATCCGTGCCTGCACTGCCTCGACTACCTCTTTCCCAGTCGTTACACCGTTCGTTAGCTCCTTCCTCATTCAGAGGAAAAACGTTGTCCCTGTTGGTATTTGTAAACTGCGCTCTTTCGCGTGTTGTTCCCTCCCCATCTCTGATTGATAGACCTTGCAACCGAGATGTTGCAACCCTCCTCGCCAGCCAAGCAGTCATGTGTCTTCCACGTTTGAGGCTCTCTAAACCAGCTA contains the following coding sequences:
- a CDS encoding hypothetical protein (encoded by transcript TGME49_314695), whose amino-acid sequence is MAKGLQTRIHVRCKDLLLYSFPKRCDAATVRVVNARYARFFVQEERRIIWQMSLVGSLCYRGTAMQLRIVLFIAFNMSANMSGGYRLRLSPSCENRKLWSLIRKWVCLCTSSRLLSSIHAVLMREAVIHQPSPRRSGRTVL